The genomic window GTGTCGTACTCCGCCGCGCCCCGGTAGGCGCAGGCGCGCGTGCGCCCGTGCACCGCCAGCGACTGGATGCCGGCCGCCTCGGCGATGCGCGCGATGGCGACGCCGTTGCGGCTCGCCGGGTCCCAGCCGGTGCGGATCTTCAGGGTCACCGGCACGTCCACCGCCGCCACCACCGCCTCCAGGATGCGCCCCACCAGCGCCTCGTCGCGCAGCAGCGCCGAGCCCGCCATCACGTTGCAGACCTTCTTGGCCGGGCAGCCCATGTTGATGTCGATGACCTGCGCTCCCTGGTCCGCGTTGAAGCGCGCCGCCTCGGCCAGCATGGCCGGATCGGCCCCGGCGATCTGCACGATGCGCGGCCCCGGCTCCCCGGCGTGGTCCAGGCGCCGGCGCGTCTTTTCGCTGTGCCACAGATGGGCCTGCGACGTCACCATCTCCGACACCGCCATTCCGGCGCCCAGCCGCCGGCACAGCGCGCGAAACGGCCG from Thermithiobacillus tepidarius DSM 3134 includes these protein-coding regions:
- the dusB gene encoding tRNA dihydrouridine synthase DusB codes for the protein MQIGPYRIDTPVVLAPMAGVTDRPFRALCRRLGAGMAVSEMVTSQAHLWHSEKTRRRLDHAGEPGPRIVQIAGADPAMLAEAARFNADQGAQVIDINMGCPAKKVCNVMAGSALLRDEALVGRILEAVVAAVDVPVTLKIRTGWDPASRNGVAIARIAEAAGIQSLAVHGRTRACAYRGAAEYDTIRAIKQAVRMPVIANGDITTPEQARQVLGYTGADAVMIGRAAQGRPWVFREIAHYLATGEQLPSPAPAEVRAILLAHLEDLYAFYGEHTGVRVARKHLSWYSQAQGDAGGFREVVLRVETAREQLALAEAYFERLMAA